A single window of Synechococcus sp. C9 DNA harbors:
- a CDS encoding Npun_F5749 family FMN-dependent PPOX-type flavoprotein, which translates to MTLAPWRVPLARALHRNRSLVYSRYAQLATVDAQGRPHNRTIVFRGFFGDSNTLEFITDQRSEKISQIHQQPWAELCWYFPQTREQFRLAGLVQIIDSSHPDPVAQMARHQRWYSLSDAGRQQFTWPHPGQPRQGNLPTEPTDPHAPPAHFCLLWLCPQQVDHLELRGNPQNRYLYHHNADQEWTVQEVNP; encoded by the coding sequence ATGACCCTAGCTCCTTGGCGTGTCCCGCTTGCCCGTGCCCTACATCGCAACCGCTCTTTGGTCTATAGCCGTTATGCTCAATTGGCTACGGTTGATGCCCAAGGTCGTCCCCACAATCGCACTATTGTGTTTCGTGGTTTTTTTGGGGATAGCAATACTCTGGAATTTATTACTGACCAACGGAGTGAAAAAATCAGCCAAATTCATCAGCAACCCTGGGCAGAATTGTGTTGGTATTTCCCCCAAACCCGAGAGCAATTTCGTTTGGCAGGATTGGTACAAATCATTGATAGTTCACACCCTGACCCTGTTGCCCAAATGGCTCGTCACCAACGGTGGTATAGTCTATCGGATGCGGGTCGTCAGCAATTCACCTGGCCGCACCCTGGACAACCCCGCCAGGGCAATTTACCAACGGAACCTACCGATCCCCACGCCCCGCCTGCCCATTTTTGTTTGCTCTGGTTGTGTCCCCAGCAGGTAGATCACCTGGAATTGCGAGGAAATCCCCAAAATCGCTACCTTTATCACCACAATGCAGACCAGGAATGGACAGTACAGGAAGTGAACCCCTAG